The following proteins are encoded in a genomic region of Chryseobacterium cucumeris:
- a CDS encoding DUF2851 family protein has product MTEKLLQYLWNYKVFKNFDFKDIEGNSVEIIHFGKWNKNAGPDFIDAKIKINGLLLAGNIELHVRSSDWIFHNHSQDPNYRNIILHVVFQHDIEIRELTVKQVPTLELHSYIDENIISKYEKLVDGEEFIACEKIFDPKKLPVNFHEESILKKLDEKSSELEQSLHQYKNNFEAVLFHSFAYSFGLKVNASIFRQIAESIDYSIINKIRQNPLQLEALLFGISGWLEKPQDGQMTIWKREFDFIKAKFSISDLQFHPKFLRLRPPNFPTIRLSQLADLYRQQNLFSKIMEARSAEQLYTIFSSVKASEYWDFHFNFGSISKVQPKTLSQDFVDLLILNTILPLQYAYHRYHKEDIADEIIALYKTVSGEKNTIITSWKKHGLKVTNALESQSLIYHYKTYCEPKNCLACTIGYKLLKE; this is encoded by the coding sequence ATGACGGAAAAACTACTTCAATATCTTTGGAACTATAAGGTTTTCAAAAATTTTGACTTCAAGGATATTGAAGGAAATTCCGTTGAGATCATCCATTTTGGAAAATGGAATAAAAATGCTGGCCCTGATTTTATTGATGCTAAAATCAAAATCAACGGCTTACTTCTCGCAGGAAATATAGAACTGCATGTACGCTCTTCAGACTGGATTTTCCACAATCATTCCCAGGATCCCAATTACCGGAATATTATTCTTCATGTGGTATTCCAGCACGACATAGAAATTCGTGAACTTACAGTAAAGCAAGTTCCAACATTGGAATTGCATAGTTACATTGATGAAAATATCATCTCGAAATATGAAAAACTGGTTGATGGAGAGGAATTTATTGCCTGTGAAAAAATTTTTGATCCGAAAAAATTACCCGTCAATTTTCATGAAGAAAGCATCCTGAAAAAACTGGATGAGAAATCTTCAGAGCTTGAACAGAGTTTACATCAATATAAAAATAATTTTGAAGCCGTTTTATTTCACAGTTTTGCCTACTCATTCGGTTTAAAAGTAAATGCTTCTATTTTCCGGCAGATTGCAGAAAGTATTGATTACAGTATTATCAATAAAATACGTCAGAATCCCCTTCAGCTTGAAGCGTTATTATTTGGAATTTCAGGATGGCTTGAGAAACCCCAGGACGGGCAGATGACAATATGGAAAAGAGAATTCGATTTTATCAAGGCAAAATTTTCCATTTCTGATTTACAATTTCATCCTAAGTTTTTAAGACTGAGACCACCGAATTTTCCAACAATCCGGTTGTCACAATTGGCTGACCTGTACAGGCAGCAGAATTTATTTTCAAAAATCATGGAAGCAAGAAGCGCAGAACAGCTGTACACTATTTTCAGCTCTGTAAAAGCTTCTGAATATTGGGATTTTCATTTTAATTTCGGGAGTATTTCCAAAGTACAGCCTAAAACACTGAGCCAAGATTTTGTTGATCTTCTCATTCTAAATACCATACTTCCTTTACAATATGCTTATCACAGATATCATAAGGAAGATATTGCAGATGAAATTATTGCATTATACAAGACAGTTTCCGGAGAGAAAAACACCATCATTACGAGCTGGAAAAAACATGGATTAAAGGTCACCAATGCGTTGGAAAGTCAAAGCCTTATTTATCATTATAAAACCTATTGTGAACCGAAAAACTGTTTAGCCTGTACTATCGGCTATAAACTCTTGAAAGAATAA
- the bshA gene encoding N-acetyl-alpha-D-glucosaminyl L-malate synthase BshA codes for MKIGILCYPTYGGSGIVATELGMSLANKGYEVHFISSALPARLDITNPNIFFHRVNVQTYPLFQYQPYDIALSSMIYRVVNLYKLDLLHAHYAIPYAYAAFTAKQMLKEDNNDIPLVTTLHGTDITLVGQHPSYKHAVEFSINQSDAITSVSESLKKDTLQFFNIKKEIQVITNFIDNSEFDDCSECQRTQFANPDEKILIHVSNLRPVKRVDEVLQIFKNVERKVKSKLIIIGEGPDMEKVNQFLEENPELISKIRLLGKVNDLYKILQLSDVFLLPSEQESFGLAALEAMAAYTPVISSNAGGIPEVNIQGETGYLAEIGNVEAMSNYTIKLLSNDELLAKMKQNAKDQAIKFDLKNILPIYEKMYRTTIENFNKELTKV; via the coding sequence ATGAAAATAGGCATACTTTGCTATCCCACCTATGGAGGAAGCGGAATTGTAGCAACAGAATTAGGAATGTCTTTGGCCAACAAAGGCTATGAAGTACATTTCATCAGTTCTGCACTTCCTGCAAGATTAGATATCACCAACCCGAATATTTTCTTTCACAGGGTAAATGTTCAGACCTATCCGCTTTTCCAGTATCAGCCTTATGATATTGCGCTAAGTTCGATGATCTACAGAGTTGTCAATCTTTATAAACTGGATCTTCTTCACGCACATTATGCCATTCCTTACGCATATGCCGCTTTTACGGCAAAACAAATGCTCAAGGAAGACAATAATGATATTCCGTTGGTCACTACATTACACGGTACAGATATTACCCTTGTAGGGCAGCACCCAAGTTATAAACACGCAGTAGAATTTTCGATCAATCAGTCTGATGCTATTACTTCAGTTTCTGAAAGTCTGAAAAAAGATACCCTTCAGTTTTTCAATATCAAAAAAGAAATTCAGGTGATTACCAATTTTATTGATAATTCCGAATTTGATGACTGTTCTGAGTGCCAGAGAACCCAGTTTGCCAATCCGGATGAAAAAATCCTGATCCACGTGTCCAACCTTCGTCCTGTAAAACGTGTAGACGAAGTACTGCAGATCTTTAAGAATGTGGAAAGAAAAGTGAAATCCAAGCTGATTATCATTGGTGAAGGCCCTGATATGGAAAAAGTAAATCAGTTCCTTGAAGAAAATCCTGAGCTTATTTCCAAAATCCGCCTTTTAGGAAAGGTAAATGATTTGTATAAAATCTTACAACTTTCAGATGTATTTCTCCTGCCTTCCGAGCAGGAAAGTTTCGGTCTTGCAGCTTTGGAAGCTATGGCTGCGTATACTCCGGTTATCAGTTCCAATGCAGGAGGAATTCCTGAGGTGAATATTCAGGGGGAAACCGGATATCTGGCTGAAATCGGAAATGTAGAAGCTATGAGCAACTATACCATCAAATTGTTGAGCAATGATGAACTTTTAGCCAAAATGAAGCAAAATGCGAAAGATCAGGCAATAAAATTCGATTTGAAAAACATTCTTCCTATCTATGAGAAAATGTATAGAACAACCATAGAAAATTTTAATAAGGAGCTGACGAAAGTATAA
- a CDS encoding glycoside hydrolase family 3 protein, producing the protein MKKLLYTSLFIAALISPKVKAQYQPKNASKEDLKKAQQWVDITYKNLSQDEKLGQLFIVALYTNRGEDYISQVRNIVTNDKIGGLILMQDDAAREINLVNEFQQKSKVPLMIGMDAEWGLYQRIATAHKFPWAMTLGAIQDKNLVYQMAAKIAEDCKRMGINWDFAPVVDVNTNPDNPIIGNRSFGSDVNNVITSALSYSNGLQDNNILAAIKHFPGHGDTSTDSHLDLPVVPHGIERLDAVELAPFKALMNKGIGGVMVAHLYVPSLESEKGIPASVSKNIITGVLKDKLGYKGLIITDALNMGAVANKYQPGELDAMAFKAGNDIMLFSQGVSEGKKLIQKAIDKGEIPQSRVEESVKKILLTKYFLGLTQYNPKNPENINKDLNNDSHTQLVQNLYSNALTLLKDEKKLLPLTGKQIYYVPLEEAPYQTFANRLGNNVIIKKAGEINTIPAGSTVIVGFHKDNSTAYKPYKISADSKKVLSDLTKNQNVILNVFGSAYALKDIDISKVSTVLVSYENNDDSMNAAADALTGKTKIWGKLPVLVNDKLKPGMGIELPMATSTKTK; encoded by the coding sequence ATGAAGAAATTATTATATACTTCACTCTTTATTGCTGCCTTGATAAGCCCTAAGGTGAAGGCCCAGTATCAGCCAAAAAATGCTTCTAAGGAGGATCTGAAAAAAGCTCAGCAATGGGTTGATATTACTTATAAAAATCTTTCTCAGGATGAAAAACTGGGACAGCTTTTTATTGTGGCATTGTATACCAACAGAGGGGAAGATTATATCAGCCAGGTAAGAAATATCGTTACGAATGATAAAATAGGCGGTCTGATTTTAATGCAGGATGATGCAGCAAGAGAAATTAACCTGGTGAATGAATTTCAGCAAAAGTCTAAAGTTCCTTTGATGATCGGGATGGATGCAGAATGGGGGCTCTATCAGCGAATTGCTACTGCCCACAAATTTCCATGGGCCATGACATTAGGCGCTATCCAGGATAAAAATCTTGTGTATCAGATGGCCGCAAAAATTGCAGAGGATTGCAAAAGAATGGGGATCAACTGGGATTTCGCGCCTGTAGTAGATGTCAACACCAATCCTGATAATCCGATTATAGGAAACAGAAGTTTCGGATCTGATGTGAATAATGTCATCACATCAGCCCTATCCTACTCCAACGGTCTTCAGGATAATAATATTTTAGCGGCTATAAAACACTTCCCGGGACACGGAGATACCAGTACAGACTCTCACCTTGATCTTCCGGTAGTTCCTCATGGTATTGAAAGACTTGACGCTGTGGAACTTGCTCCTTTCAAGGCACTGATGAATAAAGGAATTGGCGGTGTAATGGTTGCTCATTTATATGTTCCAAGCTTAGAATCAGAAAAAGGAATTCCGGCCTCTGTTTCTAAAAACATTATTACAGGAGTACTGAAAGATAAACTGGGCTATAAAGGTTTAATCATTACAGATGCATTAAATATGGGCGCTGTAGCGAATAAATACCAGCCGGGCGAACTGGATGCCATGGCCTTTAAAGCGGGAAATGACATTATGCTTTTCTCTCAAGGTGTTTCTGAAGGTAAAAAACTAATCCAGAAAGCTATTGATAAAGGAGAAATTCCACAATCCAGAGTGGAAGAAAGTGTTAAGAAGATCTTGCTGACAAAATATTTTCTTGGTCTTACCCAATACAATCCTAAAAACCCTGAAAACATCAATAAGGATTTAAATAATGATTCTCACACCCAATTGGTACAGAATCTTTATTCCAATGCCCTGACTTTATTAAAAGACGAAAAGAAATTACTGCCACTTACAGGGAAACAGATTTATTATGTTCCTCTTGAAGAAGCTCCTTACCAGACTTTTGCCAACAGATTGGGTAACAATGTTATCATTAAAAAAGCAGGAGAAATTAATACAATTCCAGCTGGTTCTACAGTTATCGTAGGTTTCCATAAGGATAATTCAACAGCTTATAAGCCATATAAAATCTCAGCAGACTCTAAAAAAGTACTTTCTGATCTTACCAAAAATCAAAATGTTATATTGAATGTTTTCGGAAGTGCTTATGCCTTAAAGGATATTGATATTTCAAAAGTTTCAACCGTTCTTGTTTCTTATGAAAACAATGATGATTCGATGAATGCTGCAGCTGATGCTTTAACCGGAAAAACAAAAATCTGGGGAAAACTTCCTGTACTGGTTAACGACAAGTTAAAACCGGGAATGGGTATAGAACTTCCTATGGCAACCTCAACAAAAACCAAATAA
- the ribA gene encoding GTP cyclohydrolase II, with amino-acid sequence MIKIQAEANVPTEHGTFRMIAFSENENDWMPHMAIVAENTDFSKPVNVRFHSECITGEVFHSKKCECGQQLDAAMKYIHENGGIIIYLRQEGRNIGIINKLKAYSLQEKGLDTVQANLELGLPADDRNFGVAIEILNLLDVKDINLLTNNPEKVKYVVDSNIHLNSRVPLQIPANEISKGYLQTKKDFFGHLLDDNDN; translated from the coding sequence ATGATTAAAATTCAGGCGGAAGCCAATGTTCCCACAGAGCACGGCACTTTCCGAATGATCGCTTTCTCCGAAAACGAAAACGACTGGATGCCGCATATGGCCATCGTTGCTGAAAATACAGATTTTTCAAAACCGGTCAATGTTCGTTTCCATTCAGAATGTATTACCGGAGAAGTTTTCCATTCAAAAAAATGTGAATGCGGCCAACAATTGGATGCTGCAATGAAATATATCCATGAAAACGGTGGGATTATCATCTACCTTCGTCAGGAAGGAAGAAACATCGGGATCATCAACAAGCTTAAGGCTTACTCACTACAGGAAAAAGGATTGGATACCGTACAGGCCAATCTTGAACTGGGACTTCCTGCAGATGACAGAAACTTTGGCGTAGCCATTGAAATTCTTAATCTATTGGATGTAAAAGATATCAATCTACTCACCAATAATCCTGAAAAGGTAAAATATGTGGTAGACAGCAATATTCACCTTAATTCAAGAGTCCCATTACAGATTCCTGCCAATGAAATAAGCAAAGGATATCTGCAGACAAAAAAAGACTTCTTTGGACATCTTCTTGATGACAATGATAACTAA
- a CDS encoding DUF4254 domain-containing protein, with protein sequence MKFTETAWKVFNQAIEDYHVSDDVNTLINNPFEKDSLERILYAKNWIDTVQWHLEDIIRDENIDPAEALQLKRTIDASNQKRTDLVEYIDGWFLNKFENITPKPEAKINTETPAWAVDRLSILALKVYHMSLEANRESASEEHRNNCQAKLDVLLTQKEDLSTSIDQLLADIENGNVKMKVYKQMKMYNDESLNPILYQKGQQK encoded by the coding sequence ATGAAATTTACTGAGACTGCATGGAAAGTCTTCAATCAAGCTATTGAAGACTATCACGTGTCTGATGACGTTAACACTCTAATTAATAACCCGTTCGAAAAAGATAGTTTGGAACGGATTTTGTATGCAAAGAACTGGATTGATACCGTTCAATGGCATTTGGAAGATATAATTAGAGATGAAAATATTGATCCGGCTGAAGCTCTTCAACTGAAGAGAACAATAGACGCTTCCAATCAAAAAAGAACTGATTTGGTAGAGTACATTGATGGCTGGTTTCTTAATAAGTTTGAAAATATAACTCCTAAACCTGAAGCAAAAATAAATACAGAAACTCCCGCTTGGGCAGTAGACAGGCTATCAATTCTTGCATTAAAGGTTTATCATATGTCGTTAGAAGCTAACAGAGAATCTGCTTCTGAAGAACACAGAAACAACTGCCAGGCTAAGCTGGATGTTCTGCTTACTCAGAAAGAAGACCTATCAACTTCTATAGATCAGTTGCTTGCTGATATTGAGAACGGTAACGTTAAGATGAAAGTGTACAAACAAATGAAAATGTACAACGATGAAAGTCTTAACCCAATCCTTTATCAAAAAGGGCAACAAAAATGA
- a CDS encoding twin-arginine translocase TatA/TatE family subunit: MNTLTILALSWQHILIVAILLVLLFGGKKIPELMRGVGSGIKEFKDAVKEEDKPGSENKSASNNNNSSSN; encoded by the coding sequence ATGAATACACTAACAATACTTGCCTTATCTTGGCAGCACATCCTTATCGTAGCAATACTTTTGGTATTACTTTTCGGAGGAAAGAAAATCCCTGAATTAATGAGAGGAGTTGGTTCAGGAATCAAGGAATTTAAAGATGCAGTAAAAGAAGAAGACAAACCAGGTTCTGAAAACAAATCGGCTTCCAACAATAACAATTCTTCCAGCAACTAA
- a CDS encoding peptidoglycan DD-metalloendopeptidase family protein → MIRKFSFLIGVLMFGLHQGQQTKEQLQKQNAELKKQIAQINTDLAKTRSESKLSVAYLSNVNQKLVLREKVYNNTQKEKRFIEDDIYLRQLEINRQNKELAVLRKNYAEVLVNAYKNKGVQNKVTFILSAKNLGEAIRRVQYLKQYSDYQDKKAAEITNAANLIKKTIAQKQNSVKAKESLLINQQKDLATINAERAQKEQLVAEFKKNESKLTAELKQKQVQSKALEGQIRAIIAEEIRIAKAEEEARRKAEAEKIRLAKLAAEREKARIEAEAKARAEALERERRLAEAEAKRAAELAAKRAEEERKRNEDAARAEANARDEARRVAAKKASDEANARAKEAADKLAAARAAEAALAKRKEEEKKAAESKAMTNYGVSTATGSSFADNRGRLGYPADRAGQITHRFGRQPHPVFKNITEENNGIKISVPSGARAKSVFPGSVSSVLANNDGTKTVIIKHGSYFTIYSNLGNVSVSKGQQVSSGTPVGTIAQDFDGAYTLDFQVWNGSTPVDPLGWISY, encoded by the coding sequence ATGATTAGAAAATTTAGCTTTTTAATAGGTGTTTTGATGTTCGGACTGCATCAGGGACAGCAGACCAAAGAACAACTGCAGAAGCAGAATGCCGAACTTAAAAAACAAATTGCACAAATAAATACCGATTTAGCCAAAACCAGAAGTGAATCTAAACTTTCCGTAGCCTACCTTTCCAATGTCAACCAAAAATTGGTGTTAAGAGAAAAGGTTTACAATAATACGCAGAAAGAAAAAAGGTTCATTGAGGATGATATTTATTTACGTCAGCTGGAAATCAACCGTCAGAATAAAGAACTGGCAGTTTTGAGAAAAAACTATGCTGAAGTTTTGGTGAATGCTTATAAAAACAAAGGAGTACAGAACAAAGTAACTTTTATTCTTTCTGCTAAAAATTTAGGAGAAGCCATACGAAGAGTTCAGTATCTGAAACAATACTCAGACTACCAGGATAAAAAAGCAGCTGAAATCACAAATGCTGCCAATCTCATCAAAAAGACCATTGCCCAAAAGCAAAATTCTGTAAAAGCGAAAGAATCCCTTTTGATTAACCAGCAGAAAGACCTGGCAACCATCAATGCTGAAAGAGCTCAAAAAGAACAGTTGGTAGCTGAATTCAAGAAAAACGAATCCAAGCTGACTGCTGAACTTAAGCAAAAACAAGTTCAGTCTAAAGCACTGGAAGGACAGATCAGAGCTATTATTGCAGAAGAGATCAGAATTGCAAAAGCAGAAGAAGAAGCCAGAAGAAAGGCAGAAGCAGAAAAAATACGTTTGGCAAAACTGGCTGCTGAAAGAGAAAAAGCAAGAATCGAAGCTGAAGCGAAAGCAAGAGCAGAAGCCCTTGAAAGAGAAAGAAGACTTGCAGAAGCAGAAGCCAAGAGAGCTGCAGAACTTGCTGCAAAAAGAGCTGAAGAAGAAAGAAAGCGTAATGAAGATGCCGCGAGAGCCGAAGCTAATGCAAGAGATGAAGCCAGAAGAGTAGCCGCTAAAAAAGCTTCAGACGAGGCCAATGCAAGAGCTAAAGAAGCTGCAGATAAATTAGCTGCCGCAAGAGCAGCAGAAGCAGCGCTTGCGAAAAGAAAAGAAGAAGAGAAAAAGGCAGCAGAGAGCAAAGCCATGACAAACTACGGAGTTTCCACCGCTACAGGAAGCAGTTTTGCAGATAACAGAGGTAGATTAGGTTATCCTGCAGACAGAGCCGGACAAATCACTCACCGTTTCGGAAGACAGCCTCACCCGGTTTTCAAAAATATTACTGAAGAAAATAACGGGATCAAAATTTCCGTCCCTTCAGGCGCACGTGCAAAATCGGTGTTCCCGGGATCAGTATCTTCGGTACTGGCTAATAATGACGGAACCAAGACCGTTATCATCAAACACGGAAGTTATTTTACCATTTATTCCAACTTAGGAAATGTAAGTGTTTCCAAAGGGCAACAGGTTTCATCAGGAACTCCGGTAGGTACGATAGCTCAGGATTTTGATGGTGCTTATACGCTTGATTTCCAAGTATGGAACGGAAGTACACCAGTTGATCCATTAGGTTGGATTTCATATTAA
- a CDS encoding DUF4292 domain-containing protein, whose translation MKNWIPFLLLLLALSSCKTRNTAQSDTDHTRDSINGTKNIDNGNPKDVNEPVRDKLTFYEHVLIPPKFEQIKIDSKVRVETGSYVPTLDATIYIENDKKVWMNLRALFINAARGIATPEGIKGQDKINKTYIDSDFDYLNNLLNVNFIDYKSLEKILLGRTFVKINDRQFDLTQNAQGFKMVSNTNQKIVTDEKNREYKVALQYDTNYDLLAVNLKDILSSDELDVSYSDWNEYGGIRLPKNVKIIIKGSKSSQILLENTKFDFSRMETPYSVPSSYKKIEIK comes from the coding sequence ATGAAAAACTGGATCCCATTTCTTTTATTGCTTCTTGCCTTATCATCCTGTAAGACCCGTAATACTGCCCAAAGTGATACTGATCATACACGGGATAGCATTAATGGTACAAAAAATATAGATAATGGAAATCCAAAAGATGTTAATGAACCGGTGAGAGACAAACTCACGTTTTATGAACATGTATTGATCCCACCCAAATTTGAACAAATCAAAATAGACAGCAAAGTAAGAGTAGAAACAGGAAGCTATGTTCCTACACTGGACGCAACCATCTATATTGAAAATGATAAAAAGGTGTGGATGAATCTGAGAGCTTTGTTCATCAATGCTGCCCGCGGTATTGCCACTCCGGAAGGAATAAAAGGCCAGGATAAGATCAATAAAACTTATATAGATTCCGATTTTGACTATCTTAATAACCTTCTGAACGTTAATTTCATTGATTATAAATCATTGGAAAAGATCTTACTGGGGAGAACTTTTGTAAAGATCAACGACAGACAGTTTGATCTCACTCAAAATGCTCAGGGTTTTAAAATGGTTTCCAATACGAACCAGAAAATCGTTACGGACGAAAAAAACAGGGAGTATAAGGTAGCTCTCCAATACGACACCAATTACGATTTGTTAGCCGTGAATTTAAAAGATATTCTTTCATCAGACGAACTAGATGTTTCTTATAGTGACTGGAATGAATACGGAGGAATACGCCTTCCAAAAAATGTTAAAATAATTATAAAAGGCTCAAAATCTAGTCAGATTTTATTGGAAAACACGAAATTTGACTTTTCGAGGATGGAAACACCTTATTCTGTACCATCCAGTTATAAGAAAATTGAGATTAAATGA
- a CDS encoding sugar phosphate nucleotidyltransferase translates to MKIIVPMAGRGSRLRPHTLTVPKPLIPIAGKPIVQRLVEDIAKVAGENIEEVAFIIGDFGPEIERSLIQIAEKLGAKGSIYYQNDPLGTAHAIKCAEQSMQGDIVIAFADTLFRADFQLDKNSDGVIWVKSVEDPSAFGVVKLDNYGFITDFVEKPTTYVSDLAIIGIYYFNSAEKLMEEINYIMDNDIKNGGEYQLTTALENLRAKGAKFTLGKVNDWMDCGNKNATVETNSKILEYEREAMTHYPASAVIENSLIIQPCFIGENVKISNSKVGPGVSLGNNTTVVNSNIENSLIQENTRINHGNLSNSMIGNSAQYFGVAREISLGDYSVLDFLSK, encoded by the coding sequence ATGAAAATTATTGTCCCTATGGCTGGACGTGGTTCCAGATTACGTCCACATACACTGACAGTTCCAAAACCTCTTATTCCTATTGCAGGAAAACCTATCGTACAGAGATTAGTGGAAGATATTGCTAAAGTTGCAGGAGAAAACATTGAAGAGGTAGCTTTTATCATCGGAGATTTTGGCCCTGAGATCGAAAGATCCCTTATTCAGATTGCTGAAAAGCTGGGAGCAAAAGGAAGTATATATTATCAGAACGATCCTCTTGGAACTGCTCACGCCATCAAATGTGCGGAACAATCTATGCAGGGAGATATCGTTATTGCCTTTGCAGATACTCTTTTCCGTGCAGATTTCCAGTTGGACAAAAATTCTGACGGTGTAATCTGGGTGAAAAGTGTTGAAGATCCATCAGCGTTCGGAGTCGTAAAACTGGATAATTACGGTTTCATTACCGACTTTGTTGAAAAACCAACGACTTACGTTTCAGATCTTGCTATCATTGGTATCTATTATTTCAACAGTGCTGAAAAGCTCATGGAAGAAATCAATTATATCATGGATAATGATATTAAAAACGGCGGCGAATACCAATTAACAACCGCTCTTGAAAACCTCAGAGCTAAAGGTGCCAAGTTTACCCTTGGAAAAGTAAACGACTGGATGGATTGCGGTAACAAAAATGCTACAGTAGAGACCAACAGCAAAATCCTTGAATATGAAAGAGAAGCAATGACTCACTATCCTGCTTCCGCTGTGATTGAAAATTCTTTGATTATTCAGCCTTGCTTTATTGGAGAAAATGTAAAAATCTCCAATTCAAAAGTAGGACCTGGCGTTTCTTTAGGAAACAACACAACTGTTGTGAATTCTAATATTGAAAACTCCCTGATTCAGGAAAACACAAGAATTAATCACGGGAACCTTTCAAATTCTATGATCGGTAATTCCGCACAGTATTTTGGGGTTGCCAGAGAAATATCTTTAGGTGATTATTCCGTGTTAGATTTTTTATCTAAATAA
- a CDS encoding lipopolysaccharide biosynthesis protein, producing the protein MYKKLLGQTAVYGLSSVLVRIFPFIIAPIVTKAFGPAASSPFVDWYSIAGVITVLLTHGMETSFFRFAQEDNIDKKTLISTCSMSIISMGLIYLILGYVFRFQLAEAFETPDQVNFLIIFLFILSLDAFSTIPSAILRLQGKPFKYMLSKVAGSLVYFLLVLFFIRWLPKHPEGVLGLKYNPDFGVGYVFVANLIQSIITLLIVGKEFFSFSISKFDFGLWKRIMNYSWPVMIAGLAGIVNQTLDRQFLKYLLPEEEARHQIGVYGAVYKIATFITVFRQAYQLGIEPYFFSSFKNKDSHKTYAVLMDIFVVCSCIIYMGLMVNLQWISEKYLRNPLYYEGIEIIPFIMLGALFLGIYLNLSIWYKLSDQTRVGLYISVIGACITILINFLFIPQYGYWASAIAALITFMSMMIISYVWGQRQYPIHYNIGKIMIYLGFTIVCSLVSFYYFRTNYLVGNLFLILFLALIVFKEKAIVSKIIKRS; encoded by the coding sequence TTGTATAAGAAACTATTAGGACAGACAGCGGTATATGGACTTAGCTCCGTACTAGTCCGTATTTTTCCATTTATCATTGCACCCATCGTTACAAAGGCTTTCGGACCAGCTGCTTCGTCACCGTTTGTAGACTGGTATTCCATTGCAGGTGTAATTACGGTATTGCTTACACATGGGATGGAAACTTCTTTCTTCCGATTTGCACAAGAGGATAACATTGACAAAAAAACATTGATTTCAACCTGCTCAATGAGTATCATCAGTATGGGGTTAATTTACCTTATTCTGGGATATGTATTCAGATTTCAGCTTGCTGAAGCTTTTGAAACTCCTGATCAGGTCAATTTTCTAATCATATTCTTATTTATTCTCTCATTGGATGCATTTTCCACCATCCCATCTGCTATATTGAGGTTACAAGGAAAACCCTTCAAATATATGCTTTCCAAGGTAGCCGGCTCCCTGGTTTACTTTTTACTGGTTTTATTCTTCATCAGATGGCTTCCTAAACATCCTGAGGGAGTACTTGGGTTAAAATATAATCCTGACTTCGGAGTCGGATATGTTTTCGTTGCCAATCTCATCCAAAGTATTATCACCCTTTTGATTGTAGGAAAAGAATTCTTCAGCTTCAGTATATCCAAATTCGATTTCGGACTGTGGAAAAGAATTATGAACTATTCCTGGCCGGTAATGATTGCAGGACTGGCTGGTATTGTAAATCAGACATTAGACCGACAATTCTTAAAATACCTCCTTCCTGAAGAAGAAGCCCGTCATCAGATTGGAGTATATGGAGCAGTTTACAAGATTGCTACCTTTATTACTGTGTTCAGACAAGCCTATCAATTGGGTATTGAACCTTACTTTTTTTCAAGTTTCAAGAACAAGGATTCTCACAAGACCTATGCCGTACTGATGGATATTTTTGTGGTATGCAGCTGCATCATTTATATGGGACTTATGGTAAATCTTCAATGGATTTCTGAAAAATATTTAAGAAACCCCCTCTACTATGAGGGAATTGAAATCATTCCATTTATCATGCTTGGAGCTCTGTTTCTGGGAATCTACCTTAATCTTTCTATATGGTATAAGTTATCAGACCAGACAAGGGTTGGCTTATATATTTCTGTTATAGGAGCTTGCATCACCATTCTTATCAACTTCCTGTTCATTCCTCAATATGGATATTGGGCAAGTGCCATAGCAGCACTGATTACATTCATGTCTATGATGATCATTTCCTATGTATGGGGACAAAGGCAGTATCCTATTCATTATAATATAGGTAAAATAATGATTTATCTGGGATTTACCATTGTTTGTTCATTGGTTTCTTTCTATTATTTCAGAACTAATTATCTGGTAGGTAATCTATTCCTTATCTTATTCCTGGCTTTGATAGTATTCAAAGAAAAAGCAATAGTATCCAAAATCATAAAAAGATCTTAA